In Dehalococcoidia bacterium, a single window of DNA contains:
- a CDS encoding PH domain-containing protein, whose protein sequence is MEFKPPRAIGTLVGGGIAAWCFALTVALVARGLAQDVSLGVISLYIVASIFFLLGLLFAYWTYSLGTLRYVLDRNALTIVWGDIRQLVPMSQIERLVPGRELPNPQVAGVSWMGHHVGRAHVDGGIGDTLFYSTHRSPDDLLYVVTAGQSYAVSVDDEVSFAEAVQAQQRLGSLVAVPQTPDRLYLAAQPFWDDRIAQTLALAAAAVFFAMFAYVYHQYAGLSQSIELSFPQLEGVTRVGSKSELLKLPMTGIGLLAINLAAGFIAHSWERMVGYVLLLAAIGAEGILLAAAIIALN, encoded by the coding sequence ATGGAATTCAAGCCCCCGCGCGCTATCGGGACGCTGGTAGGCGGCGGCATCGCCGCGTGGTGCTTCGCACTGACCGTCGCGCTCGTCGCGCGAGGGTTGGCGCAGGACGTATCGCTCGGCGTCATCTCGCTCTACATCGTCGCGTCGATCTTCTTCCTGCTCGGGCTGTTGTTCGCGTACTGGACGTACAGCCTGGGCACGCTGCGCTACGTGCTCGACAGGAACGCGTTGACGATCGTCTGGGGCGACATCCGCCAGCTCGTGCCGATGTCGCAGATCGAGCGGCTCGTGCCCGGCCGCGAACTGCCGAATCCCCAGGTCGCGGGCGTGAGCTGGATGGGCCATCACGTCGGACGCGCGCACGTCGATGGCGGCATCGGCGACACGCTCTTCTACTCGACGCACCGCTCCCCGGACGACCTGCTCTACGTGGTGACGGCGGGCCAGTCATACGCCGTCAGCGTCGACGACGAAGTCTCCTTCGCGGAGGCGGTACAGGCGCAACAGCGGCTCGGGTCGCTCGTCGCCGTGCCGCAGACGCCCGACCGGCTCTACCTTGCCGCGCAGCCGTTCTGGGACGACCGCATCGCGCAAACGCTGGCGCTCGCCGCCGCCGCCGTCTTTTTCGCGATGTTCGCGTACGTGTATCACCAGTACGCGGGGCTGTCGCAGAGCATCGAGCTCTCGTTCCCGCAACTTGAAGGCGTGACGCGCGTCGGCTCCAAGTCCGAACTGCTCAAGCTGCCGATGACGGGCATCGGCCTCCTGGCGATCAATCTCGCTGCGGGCTTCATCGCGCACTCGTGGGAGCGCATGGTGGGCTACGTGTTGCTGCTGGCGGCGATCGGCGCCGAAGGGATCCTGCTCGCGGCGGCCATTATCGCGCTGAACTGA
- a CDS encoding branched-chain amino acid transaminase: MPTQYAYFQKRIVPLEEARVPVMTHAFLYGTGVFEGIRGNWSEEQGATLLFRAREHFERLRMSAQIMHIGMEQSVDELVDICEQVVAMCGYREDVYLRPIAYKSGEVIGPRMHDVADDYLLFVIPFGNYLDLDAGIRCQTSTWRRVPDTSIPARAKVTGLYVNSALAKTEAMQNGFDEAIMLNDDGHVSEGSGENIVIVRHGRLITPERSDNVLEGITLASVFELARAELGLEVIERTIDRSEMYVADEVFLTGTAAHLSPVIEVDRRKIGTGGIGPITSRLQAMFFDCLRGRNPKYAHWVQAVSPVAETAAAKS, from the coding sequence ATGCCTACCCAATACGCCTACTTCCAGAAGCGCATCGTGCCCCTGGAGGAAGCGCGGGTACCGGTCATGACGCACGCGTTCCTCTACGGCACCGGCGTCTTCGAGGGCATCCGCGGCAACTGGAGCGAGGAGCAGGGCGCGACGCTGCTGTTCCGCGCCCGCGAGCACTTCGAACGCCTCCGCATGTCGGCCCAGATCATGCACATCGGCATGGAACAATCGGTCGATGAACTGGTGGACATCTGCGAGCAGGTCGTCGCGATGTGCGGCTACCGCGAAGACGTCTACCTGCGGCCCATCGCCTATAAGAGCGGCGAGGTCATCGGCCCGCGCATGCACGACGTTGCGGACGACTACCTGCTGTTCGTCATCCCCTTCGGCAATTACCTGGACCTCGATGCGGGCATCCGCTGCCAGACATCGACGTGGCGGCGTGTGCCCGACACGTCGATCCCGGCGCGCGCAAAGGTCACCGGCCTCTACGTGAACTCCGCGCTCGCGAAGACCGAAGCGATGCAGAACGGCTTCGACGAGGCGATCATGCTGAACGACGACGGGCACGTCTCGGAGGGCTCCGGCGAGAATATCGTCATCGTCCGGCACGGCAGGCTGATCACGCCGGAGCGCAGCGATAACGTGCTCGAAGGCATCACGCTCGCGTCCGTGTTCGAGCTGGCACGCGCGGAACTTGGCCTCGAAGTCATCGAACGCACGATCGACCGCAGCGAGATGTACGTCGCCGATGAGGTGTTCCTCACCGGCACCGCCGCCCATCTTTCGCCGGTGATCGAAGTCGACCGGCGCAAAATCGGCACCGGCGGCATCGGTCCGATCACGTCCAGGCTGCAAGCGATGTTCTTCGACTGCCTGCGCGGTCGCAATCCGAAGTACGCGCACTGGGTGCAGGCCGTGTCGCCCGTCGCGGAGACCGCGGCGGCGAAGAGCTAG